The Venturia canescens isolate UGA chromosome 10, ASM1945775v1, whole genome shotgun sequence genome segment GGGAACATTCACTTGTCATGGATAGAGTGAACAAGACATaggagaaatgaaaattggatgaaaagatggaaaaaaaacttctgtctggagaaaaaaagtagaataattcgtcggaaaaatatgaaccggtttcaaaaaaaaaataaaatggattcAATGTGTAATTGAACTATCGACCCCTGTTACGGTtcatctagagtcgcggcagcgactctgagacaagtacatttataagatatgacgagttgctgccagagactctttaccggagcgatagcatttccaattgttttcgaaaattttcaaaatttgtttcttcaataattaatagtATAGAGGCTAGGCCGGTTCTAagccagggatctcaggggggtgcgggaacgggggagcgcggggtctgcAGCGGGCGAGGGGTCTGTAGAGGGGGGACCGtcaggagagagatggaagatgaatgtgagagagatgggaaaaatgatcCGCAGTGGTGGTGGCAGGGTCTGTAGTGGGGGAGTTTGTAGAGGGATCGCGGGGGTGAAGAAGAGAGATGAATGAATGGGtgtaaaagagaaggaaaatgggagttggggaaatattgtttttaatattgcatacgcttgacaaaatttattaaaaattagaattatattacaatacatttccatgGAATGAACGAATTatattacaatacatttcccaTGGAATGAACGTATGCTTtagtaaattaattaaatatatagattgaaaatactatttactctattttaacattataatacaatttacagataaacatatattgttttttaacTCTATGTCGCTCCATTTCCTGGAACACAAAGAAAAACccaaattcttaattttctgttttttttttcattacgaaaaaaaaaagggtaaTGATCAAAACTACTcaccattattttttacacaCTCCGCATGTATTATACGCGATGAAGAGTGTGAGCGGCCGATCACAGTTGTAACACCAGAGGTCTCCCAAGACCTCATAGGGCCCGACGTGGTGCTCAAAATGGGCCACAGCACGCCCATAGGTTTCCGGGTCCCGTATGAaacaatcgacacaaatgCGATTCTGCATACGGTCTGCATAAtaagattttattctgcagacCCGGTCTGACGGTACCATGGCCAACGCCGTCGGTCGTGACAGCAGCCGTTGAGTCGATTCCCCTTCATCGACGGAGGAATCTGACTCGAAACCGTCGTCAGGTGGATTACCCTCCGCCGGCTCGATCTCGTGGAACTCCACGTCCTGACCATAATATTGAAAGTCGCGCTCCATTTCATCGAGCATGTCGAGGACTTCATCGTCCTCAACATTGTTCTCGAGTTCAAtatcaccaccaccaccaccaccaccatgaTATGCGAAATCGTCATCCTCATCCGGCATAtcgtttatgtcgttattagCAATTCCAACATCGTCGTCATCATCGTTGGAGATGTCAATAACCATCACATCGTGTCCTTCATCACGCACATGATAATTTACAGGATCCTCACAAACTTCGACACTGTCTTCCGAAATGTCAATAACCATCACATCATCTACTTCACGCACTGCACTATCGTTATCCATGAGATCAACGATCTCCACAGcactttcaaatgattttgcgctctgagacatttttttttttctcgtggaaaaaaatgaaaatttgtagcaATGAGACGGGTGAAGTCTTCGAAGGTTTTTCGCGGAGTGATTATTTTGCCATAAGGGAAATGCCCTTTTAAAACGTTTACAGGAGAAAAAGGTGGGGGGGGAATATTGACACAatagggtgaaattttcaagccTTGCCACTTCCTTGCCATCTTCTAGGAGACGTGGAGCGACTTTTCCCATTGTAAAATCGTATTCGATTACGATTGAaaaagcatttgaaaaaaaaaatgtccaactagaaatttttactcaatgAGAGGGTGCTCACCCACATCCTTTCCCTTGACCTATTATTCACGTAGACTGATGTGGCAAAAGTAAAGGCAAActaatttccattttcacgaaattttcattcttatgCTACCATAATATGAGAACAGGCGACTACGTGAAAAGAGCGGCCACAACATTTCTTCGCAGtaacatgaaagaaaaaaatttgaatcagaTAATCTCAATGTCTTCTAGGAGACGTGGAGCGACTTTTCACATTGTAAAATCGTATTCGAACACAATTTGAAACATAGTGTTTGGGAAAAAAGTCCAgctagaaatttttactcaacGGGAGGGTGCTCACCCACATCCTTCCCATTTGACTTATTGTTCATGTAGACTGATGTAACGAAAGTATAAACCTGCTAATTTCCATTAAATTTTCTATCTTACACTCCCACAATGCTGactatatgaataaaaaaagctgtcacattttttttcaaaacattttttttttcacagtaacataaaagaaaaaaattcaacagactTGCATTTCTAGCACCACATTTTTCTCCCCTCCGCCttgttaacaaaaaaaagaaaaaattgttgacttcACGGGGAAAAAAAGCAGCAACATTTCTTCGTGATagcaaaggaagaaaaaaaatttgaaactaaTAGATTTACATCGCTATGTCTGCATCTTCCCATTCATATTTTAAACTCTCACCTTATTAAGAAAAATGgctttgtggaaaaaaaataaagtagcaacattttcaatgtttttcatgctaacatagaaagaaaatattcaaataagtTTACATCAATactctcacatttttttttttttttttttttaatcgtaaatatataagagagatgatcatgattttgttagcaacattttcaaagttttcacaCTTTGCGACGGATCGTCTTCGAGTCAACAACCATGGCTCAAACCAACGGTATCGATATTGAAAGACTGTTACGTGAACAAGTAGCTTCCATAAAGTCGGTGGAAGAATATAATTATTGGGAAAAACAATGTCTCGAATTTATTGAATCGTTGGAAGAGCAAGTTGCACCGAATAAACGCCCTCGATTGAGCACGGGATATCAGCACTCTGTAACTGCGAGAATAATACGCTTGCAAGGGTTACTGGAAGTCACACGTTCACAGTTTCAACATACCGGCGCAGGACTAAACGATCGAGGATTAGTCTGGAAAGAAATTGATTCGGCGTTCGCAAATCGCGTAGTGACTGGCGCCGTAATCAATCGAAATTACATTGTACCACGCCAGTTCTTGAAGGATGCATACGAATTGGTTGAAAAGCGAGTGAAAGACTGTATAGTAAAATTTAATAGCATTAAAGTTAATACGGAGTTCAATGCCGAGTTTGCTACGGGTGATCGGCGTGCTCATAAAAGTATCAATACGGCTAATgtggaactttttcaaacgTCGAATGTAAAAGAGTGGTATGAAGAGCGAGTGATGGAGCCCACTTTGGCATCACTCGATGAGTTTCAAGAATGTGATAGTGGATGGACATTGGTTTCAATCACCAATCTCActgtaaatattaataaatataatccAATGCGTGCGGGATGTCACATTCGATTGCcgcgaaaaataatgttgaagagAGCCGTTGTCAACGTTAAATCAAATGACAACGCATGTTTTGCATGGGCTGTGGTTGCCGCTCTCCACCCAGCTGAACAGCATGCTGATCGTCAAAGTTCGTATCCCCACTACTCGACGATTCTGAATCTTCAGGACATTGACTTTCCGATGACACTGAATCAAATTAAAAGATTTGAACAATTGAACGATGTCTCGATAAATGTGTATGGTATAACGAAAAGTGGTATTGCACCTCTTTACATTACCAAGTGGAAAAGAGGGAGACACGTCAATTTGTTGTACATTGAAAACGAGGAAGGGGACAGAATTGGCCACTTTACACTGATTAAAGATCTATCCCGCTTAGTGAGCAGCCAACTGAGCAGCaagaatcataaaaaatatatttgtgatcggtaagtaaattTCTATACTCATATgtgcgacattttttttttttcccctcaaaaatatattcatgatCATTTTACAGGTgtttgcagtatttttcaatggagagCAAGCTACGAGCtcatgaggtggattgtggcAAGATGAATGATTGTGCTATACGATTACCGGCGGAAAACGATAAATGGTTGGAATTCACAAACCATAATCGGAAGGAGCGCCTACCATTCATCGTTTATGCTGACCTGGAGTGCGTATTAGAGAAGActggtgagagagaaagagagatgaatAGGCAGCACCATCATAAAGTTTTTAGTATAGGCTTTTACGTTAGCTGTTCATACGACTCATCATTATCGGGATATTATTCACGTCGTAGTGAGGATTGTATTGGGTGGTTCGTTGAACAGTTGAAAGAATTGGCACTCcgcgtggaaaaaattttactaacGAATGTCCCGATGAAGGAATTATCGCCagcggaatggaaaaaatttcgagaggacgtaaattgtcatatttgtgaaaaacCCTTTGTTGAGAAAGAACAACGTgtacgcgatcattgccatctaACGGGGCAGTTTCGAGGTCCGGCTCATGGCAATTGCAatttaaattacaaaaattcatttttcattccaattgtttttcacAATCTATCGGGCTATGACGCGCATTTCATAATAAAGGAGGTGGCCACAGCGTTTgaggggaaaatcgatttactccctttaacaaaagaaaaatacatttctttttcaaaaacagttAAATCATCGTCACATGACTATAGGAAACAGATAAGACTCCGTTTCattgattcattcaaatttatgagttcgagtcttgataaattagcatcGCTCCTATTGATTGACCAACTTAAAgttttaaaatcacaattttcaaatatttcacacGATGATTTCACTCTTTTGACGAGAAAAGGAGTCTTCCCGTATGAATACATAgactgttttgaaaaattaaatgatacaGAGCTTCCACCTCGGGATGCTTTTTACAGTTCTTTAGCAGACACAACAATTTCTGAAAGTGAATATCAACATGCACAAACAGTTTGGGAgcgattttcaattcaaacgCTGGGGGAATATAGCGATCTTTATTTGAAAACGGATGTCCTTTTACTGgcagacatttttgaaaatttccgagTTAGTTCTCAACAAAGTTATGGACTTGACCCAGCATATTATTTCACTCTCCCGGGGTACACCTGGGATGCTATGCTTAAATTTactggaataaaatttgaactaCTCACCGACATTGATATGGTATTGTTTATTGAGAGAGGTATACGCGGGGGTTTAAGTCAATGTTCGAGGAGATATGCACGTgcaaataacaagtacatggaATCTTTCGATCCATCACAAGCTTCCACATACCTTATGTACTATGATGTAAATAATCTGTATGGAAGTGCAATGAAAACGTCATTACCATATCGAGATTTTGAGTTTCTCGAAGACATCTCGAACTTTGATATAAACTCTCCAGATCCGACAAAAGGTTATATACTGGAAGTTGATTTGGAGTATCCAGCGCACTTGCATGACAAACACAAAGACTTGCCTTTTTGTCCTGAACATGGAAAACCACCGGGTaagaaacaagaaaagttACTTGCAACCGTTTTCGATAAAGAGCGCTATGTTATCCATTACCGAACTCTACAACACTGTCTAAGTCATGGGCTCATactcaaaaaaatacataggATATTGCAATTTGCTGAAGCTCCATGGCTGGCAGGCTACATTGATCTGAACACACAATTGCGAACGCGTGCAACGAatgattttgacaaaaatatgtataaacTAATGAATAATGCAGTTTTCGGTAAAACGATGGAAGATGTGCGCGAacgtaaaaatgtttcattgttAACAGAGTGGGATGGTAGATATGGAGCGGAAGCGATGATTGCAAAACCGAATTTCCACAGTCGCAGTATCTTTGCTGAAGACTTGATAGCCGTTGAATTGCGTAAGCTTGAGGTGAAATTTGACAAACCAATATACGTAGGCATGTCAAttctcgatatatcgaaaacatgGCTGTATACGTTTCATCATGAGTTTATGACTCCAAAGTATGGGGATAAATGTTCAGTAATGTATACAGATACAGATAGTTTGAtatatgaaattgagtgtGATGACGTTTATCGAGATATGCGCGAAAATATCTCCAAATTTGATACGAGTGACTATCCCATTGACAATGCTTACCATATTCCGCTTGTCAATAAAAAGGTTCCGGGTCTCATGAAGGACGAGAATAATGGATCCATTATGACGGAGTTTGTGGGGCTCAGGTCAAAAATGTATGCCACGCGTGTCGAGGGTAAAAAAGATGTAAAGAAGGTCAAGGGTGTGAAGAGCAATGTTGTTGCGAAAACAATAAACTTTGACGATTTTGTAAAATGTTTAAACGAAGAGACTGAAGTGACACGTTGCCAATCAGCAATTCGTTCAACATTACATCAGGTATATACCATctcagaaacaaaaattgcccTGAGCCCACATGATGACAAGCGTTATATTATACCGGGGACGGTGGAGACATTGCCGTGGGGTCACTACAAGATCCCCATGTACTCAAACATTTCCGAAGAAGAGATGCAGATTTAATATCtgtcaaaaatttgatatagttgaaatgtaaatatgtatgtaagcgtgagagagagagaatatttttgttcaatattgtacatttttgtgtcGAATAAAAAGAACCAGGTCTACAAgcccctttttttttcattctacctGCTTTTCTAAACTCAGACCTCTACAATATAAGGCTTGAGCATACGAGTCTCGAGAATTGGAGGGGTATgctatagaaagaaaaaaaaatcagcaagtcctttttttcacattttttttttatttttttcatttttacacatcatccttatttatccaactattgtgagCGTCATCAAAACCTAACCATTTAACAAGCAACTGACTaccacgttttttcaatactttttctacAAGATATATATCAGGATATTTAACAGGAAGTAGCTCTTGTTCGTAGAAACTGCCTGCAATAGGCTCCTCttgataatcttttatattatatgtgaCTGGATTGGTTTTTCTCACTTGatatattgtgaaaatttccgttgtccagtttggagtataacctttctcaaatacattcttaaatttacttatacgcactttatctccaatttttaatttagctCGCTTCTTTCCCACGGCAGTTTGATTGAAAACATTACGCAATAGTTGTTTCTCATTCGTTGCGtcaacatctttcggtttcattctaATCGTATGATGTatagtattattatattttgtaattaacatatcaagaatatcgatccatttccagtttccgcgagaactaaattgaatccacattttattcttaagtgtacgattgaagcgctcacaaattgatgctttcaagttgctaaatgtagaatacaagtgtatattatactttttcatcagagccttaaagttcgtattataaaattcttttcctcgatcgacgtgaagatttttcggtatgcgtcctttgctgagaatcgtctccattgcagcactcacatcttttccacttttactcttcaacggtgcagcccaggcgaatttggagaatatatcgatgacggtgaggagaaatttatacttggagttgtgttgttcatatgcagacatatctacaagatcagcttgccaagtctcatccaggccacgtatatccacatgtcgacgtggataattccgccgagctggcttatgcagttcttcaaccaccgcaagcttcttttcactcatttttttttcttctcccccccacggtcctcatcaattgctgaagataagagtctggaggacttttcactgacttatcattagatgatctcgtaaaagcttcatatcatcatgaagttctgagatttctctctttatattatcaattttttcacggagataggcgagctcggttctcacacgcttttctgcagccgccacattcgattcacacttttgattcgttgtatgagtcacactatgagttatagaatgaatgtgtttactgaatgcttcgagtgttacaacatctcgagcatttactggctcgccaacgttgctcagtcgttttcggtccaagtcgtaatgaccgtctgatgtaattttgaatccagcacctggtttacccggaggccctgcaccacgtctactcaactttcgtccaaacacatcgacgctcatgttgggaatgtcgATGAAAGCAAGCTGTCacgcgttaataaatgatttcagcttcacgcaactcctcgataatcgatataatttcattagaatgtgatgaatttccagcagcttgcgatgcgagcaataagcgaagacgatccactagttcattcggatcatcccaatgaacatagtcgacagcggtatgctttcgtgctaccttatactgaggcagagcaccacccttcttatcgttgctaccgagcatttgggatatataatttttaaatttactacttttatcctgacgtactgcacccgtgcgtttataaaattttttatgagcattcgttgtgatgacaattttctgatatttctccaagtcatttggtgttacatatttgagttcaggctcttttttaaacaacagttccaccaagccaatacttttgggatacttttcatctccaaccactatatgctcgagttcgaaatgaattggtgaatcaccaatcattaatctgttttgagcgagatttcgtactccatacacgccatccaatcttgttttgttattactacgcagtaagcccaga includes the following:
- the LOC122417462 gene encoding uncharacterized protein — its product is MAQTNGIDIERLLREQVASIKSVEEYNYWEKQCLEFIESLEEQVAPNKRPRLSTGYQHSVTARIIRLQGLLEVTRSQFQHTGAGLNDRGLVWKEIDSAFANRVVTGAVINRNYIVPRQFLKDAYELVEKRVKDCIVKFNSIKVNTEFNAEFATGDRRAHKSINTANVELFQTSNVKEWYEERVMEPTLASLDEFQECDSGWTLVSITNLTVNINKYNPMRAGCHIRLPRKIMLKRAVVNVKSNDNACFAWAVVAALHPAEQHADRQSSYPHYSTILNLQDIDFPMTLNQIKRFEQLNDVSINVYGITKSGIAPLYITKWKRGRHVNLLYIENEEGDRIGHFTLIKDLSRLVSSQLSSKNHKKYICDRCLQYFSMESKLRAHEVDCGKMNDCAIRLPAENDKWLEFTNHNRKERLPFIVYADLECVLEKTGEREREMNRQHHHKVFSIGFYVSCSYDSSLSGYYSRRSEDCIGWFVEQLKELALRVEKILLTNVPMKELSPAEWKKFREDVNCHICEKPFVEKEQRVRDHCHLTGQFRGPAHGNCNLNYKNSFFIPIVFHNLSGYDAHFIIKEVATAFEGKIDLLPLTKEKYISFSKTVKSSSHDYRKQIRLRFIDSFKFMSSSLDKLASLLLIDQLKVLKSQFSNISHDDFTLLTRKGVFPYEYIDCFEKLNDTELPPRDAFYSSLADTTISESEYQHAQTVWERFSIQTLGEYSDLYLKTDVLLLADIFENFRVSSQQSYGLDPAYYFTLPGYTWDAMLKFTGIKFELLTDIDMVLFIERGIRGGLSQCSRRYARANNKYMESFDPSQASTYLMYYDVNNLYGSAMKTSLPYRDFEFLEDISNFDINSPDPTKGYILEVDLEYPAHLHDKHKDLPFCPEHGKPPGKKQEKLLATVFDKERYVIHYRTLQHCLSHGLILKKIHRILQFAEAPWLAGYIDLNTQLRTRATNDFDKNMYKLMNNAVFGKTMEDVRERKNVSLLTEWDGRYGAEAMIAKPNFHSRSIFAEDLIAVELRKLEVKFDKPIYVGMSILDISKTWLYTFHHEFMTPKYGDKCSVMYTDTDSLIYEIECDDVYRDMRENISKFDTSDYPIDNAYHIPLVNKKVPGLMKDENNGSIMTEFVGLRSKMYATRVEGKKDVKKVKGVKSNVVAKTINFDDFVKCLNEETEVTRCQSAIRSTLHQVYTISETKIALSPHDDKRYIIPGTVETLPWGHYKIPMYSNISEEEMQI